One region of Eleutherodactylus coqui strain aEleCoq1 chromosome 5, aEleCoq1.hap1, whole genome shotgun sequence genomic DNA includes:
- the LOC136627783 gene encoding selenoprotein M-like encodes MVLKAALCVLAICLYVNANDSDTIERVLIEDTEIARGTVIAPSVVGCAIKSKPGLYKFMLHIWGLYHNLEYDSNDDIEPQIIFYNYKNEVLKVTKIKNKTADEISAILDEAGFYKRSQKGEEVPKEFQHYPLKAPRDEL; translated from the exons ATGGTTCTTAAAGCAGCGCTGTGCGTCCTCGCCATCTGTCTTTACGTCAATGCAAACGACAGTGACACAATAGAAAGGGTACTAATTGAAGACACTGAAATAGCCAGGGGCACTGTTATT gcaccGAGTGTCGTAGGATGTGCTATTAAGAGCAAACCAGGGCTTTACAAATTTATGCTGCACATCTGGGGACTATA CCATAATCTTGAATATGACTCCAACGATGATATTGAACCACAGATCATCTTCTACAATTATAAAAATGAGGTTCTTAAG GTGACTAAAATTAAGAACAAGACAGCTGATGAAATTAGTGCAATACTAGATGAAGCAGGATTTTACAAAAGATCACAAAAAGGAGAAGAAGTGCCAAAGGAGTTTCAACACTATCCACTGAAAGCACCAAGGGACGAGCTGTGA